From Pseudomonas vanderleydeniana, the proteins below share one genomic window:
- a CDS encoding response regulator, with the protein MIRVLVAEDHTIVREGIKQLIGLAKDLQVAGEASNGEQLMEALRHTPCEVVLLDISMPGVNGLEAIPRIRALSDPPAILVLSMHDEAQMAARALKIGAAGYATKDSDPSLLLTAIRKVAAGGRYIDPELADRMVFEVGLTDSRPLHALLSEREFSVFERLAQGANVNDIAQQLALSSKTISTHKARLMQKLNITSLAELVKYAMEHKLL; encoded by the coding sequence GTGATCCGCGTACTGGTAGCCGAAGACCACACCATCGTCCGCGAGGGCATCAAGCAATTGATCGGCCTGGCCAAGGACCTGCAGGTGGCGGGGGAGGCGAGCAATGGCGAGCAACTGATGGAGGCCTTGCGGCACACGCCCTGCGAGGTGGTCCTGCTGGATATCTCGATGCCCGGCGTCAACGGCCTGGAGGCCATTCCGCGGATCCGCGCGTTGAGCGACCCGCCGGCCATTCTCGTGCTGTCGATGCACGACGAGGCGCAGATGGCCGCTCGGGCCCTCAAGATCGGCGCTGCCGGTTATGCGACCAAGGACAGCGATCCATCCCTGCTGCTGACCGCCATTCGCAAGGTGGCGGCGGGCGGGCGCTACATCGACCCGGAGCTGGCCGACCGGATGGTCTTCGAGGTCGGCCTGACCGACTCGCGGCCACTGCACGCGCTGCTCTCGGAACGCGAATTCTCGGTATTCGAGCGCCTGGCCCAGGGGGCCAACGTGAACGATATCGCCCAGCAACTGGCGCTGAGCAGCAAGACCATCAGCACCCACAAGGCCAGGCTGATGCAGAAGCTCAACATCACCTCCCTGGCCGAGCTGGTGAAGTACGCCATGGAGCACAAGTTGCTCTGA
- a CDS encoding PAS domain-containing sensor histidine kinase, giving the protein MSRIMRFCCLWVIGWLCLPLMAWAAPVPGLPLSSEQHRWLDEHRELRVGLVLQAPYAQYDRRLQRLSGANVELMQWLAKAMNVELTWRNFPDQAQLEKALEEDEVDMAPGLTQTPAGLRLWLFSDPYMRVPQLVVGERNGAGAVELEKLDSQTRVAVRMPSAIADYLRSTYSNLNLQGVPAERQALQLLLSQQARYAVVDEAQLSRLSGEEEFAGLAVVGDIGLPQLLRVASRRDWPELAGIVEKALHAIPARDLDQLHLRWLQPKYPRLSASPGFWQNLCLLLVVMFLAGLAIVFWLRRQQRSLEQALLAAREDLARREASEEALRLTQFSIDQSTVGILWVNWDSHVRYANRAAEEMLGYPPGALFDRPLIDFEPNLHMDRWLNLWKRARASDEAPQSFETQCRRADGSILPADVSLSFLRFRDGEYLVVYLNDVTERRRALAALQESEARLKGIAANVPGLVFRLERVPQTGELYFPYISEGSESLVGHAPATLRRQEIGLRSVVHPDDRADYHRVQDLAIDSDSDWAWQGRIMTRDGRQRWAEIKAITRRLADGTMVWDGIVWDITESKRIELELASSREQLRELSAHLESVREEEKARIAREVHDELGQMLTVLKLETSMCELAYAQLDPGLNERLNSMKKLIAQLFQLVRDVATALRPPILDAGIASAIEWQARRFEARTQIPCLVQVPENLPALSDAKATGLFRILQEALTNVMRHAQAHTVELTLAIDGQDLCLTISDDGVGFAASSGRPTSFGLVGMRERVLMLGGSLSLESSVGEGTTLSVRVPLDPPQAM; this is encoded by the coding sequence ATGAGTCGAATCATGCGTTTTTGCTGTCTTTGGGTTATCGGCTGGCTGTGTCTTCCCTTGATGGCCTGGGCTGCGCCGGTGCCTGGCCTGCCACTCTCCAGCGAGCAGCATCGCTGGCTCGACGAACACCGCGAGCTGCGGGTCGGCCTGGTGCTGCAGGCGCCTTATGCGCAATACGACCGACGCCTGCAGCGTTTGTCCGGGGCCAATGTCGAGCTGATGCAGTGGCTGGCCAAGGCGATGAACGTCGAGTTGACCTGGCGTAATTTCCCCGACCAGGCGCAACTGGAGAAGGCGCTGGAGGAGGATGAGGTCGACATGGCACCAGGGTTGACCCAGACGCCGGCGGGCCTGCGCCTGTGGTTGTTCTCCGACCCGTACATGCGGGTGCCGCAACTGGTGGTCGGCGAGCGTAATGGTGCGGGCGCGGTCGAGCTGGAAAAACTCGACAGCCAGACCCGGGTCGCCGTGCGCATGCCCAGCGCCATCGCCGATTACCTGCGCAGCACCTACAGCAACCTCAACCTGCAGGGCGTGCCGGCTGAGCGTCAGGCCTTGCAACTATTGTTGAGCCAGCAGGCCCGCTATGCGGTGGTCGATGAGGCACAGCTCAGTCGCCTGTCCGGCGAGGAGGAGTTTGCCGGCCTGGCGGTGGTCGGTGATATCGGCTTGCCGCAACTGTTGCGGGTGGCGAGTCGACGCGACTGGCCGGAGCTGGCCGGGATCGTCGAGAAGGCGTTGCATGCGATTCCCGCCCGGGACCTCGACCAACTTCATCTGCGCTGGCTGCAGCCCAAGTATCCGCGCCTGTCGGCGTCACCGGGCTTCTGGCAGAACCTGTGCCTGCTGCTGGTCGTGATGTTCCTGGCCGGCCTGGCGATCGTGTTCTGGTTGCGCCGCCAGCAGCGCAGCCTGGAACAGGCCCTGCTCGCCGCCCGCGAGGACCTGGCGCGGCGCGAAGCCAGCGAGGAGGCGTTGCGCCTGACCCAGTTTTCCATTGACCAGAGCACTGTGGGTATTCTCTGGGTCAACTGGGACAGCCACGTGCGTTATGCCAACCGGGCGGCCGAGGAGATGCTCGGCTATCCACCGGGTGCGTTGTTCGATCGGCCATTGATCGACTTCGAACCGAACCTGCACATGGACCGCTGGCTGAACCTGTGGAAGCGCGCGCGGGCCAGCGACGAGGCGCCGCAGAGCTTCGAGACCCAATGCCGGCGAGCCGATGGCAGCATCCTGCCGGCCGACGTGTCCCTCAGCTTCCTGCGCTTTCGCGATGGCGAGTACCTGGTGGTCTATCTCAACGATGTCACCGAGCGACGCCGGGCCCTGGCCGCGCTCCAGGAGAGCGAGGCCCGGCTCAAGGGGATCGCGGCCAACGTTCCGGGCCTGGTGTTCCGCCTGGAACGGGTGCCGCAGACCGGCGAACTGTATTTCCCGTATATCAGCGAGGGCAGCGAGAGCCTGGTTGGTCATGCGCCCGCGACCCTGCGGCGGCAGGAGATCGGCCTGCGCAGCGTGGTCCATCCGGATGATCGCGCCGACTATCACCGCGTCCAGGACCTGGCGATCGATTCCGACAGCGACTGGGCATGGCAGGGGCGGATCATGACCCGCGACGGCCGGCAGCGCTGGGCCGAGATCAAGGCCATCACCCGCCGCCTGGCCGATGGCACGATGGTCTGGGACGGTATCGTCTGGGACATTACCGAAAGCAAGCGTATCGAGCTGGAGCTGGCCAGCTCGCGGGAGCAGCTGCGCGAGCTGTCGGCGCACCTGGAAAGCGTCCGCGAAGAGGAAAAGGCCCGTATCGCCCGGGAAGTCCATGATGAGCTGGGACAGATGCTGACGGTGCTCAAGCTGGAGACCTCCATGTGCGAGTTGGCCTATGCGCAGCTCGACCCAGGGCTGAACGAGCGCCTGAACAGCATGAAAAAGCTGATCGCGCAGCTGTTCCAGTTGGTGCGCGATGTCGCGACCGCCTTGCGTCCACCGATTCTCGATGCCGGCATCGCTTCGGCCATCGAGTGGCAGGCCCGGCGTTTCGAGGCCCGTACGCAGATCCCGTGCCTGGTGCAGGTTCCGGAAAACCTGCCGGCGCTCAGCGATGCCAAGGCCACCGGGCTGTTTCGGATTCTTCAGGAGGCGCTGACCAATGTCATGCGCCATGCCCAGGCGCATACTGTGGAACTGACGCTGGCGATCGACGGGCAGGACCTGTGCCTGACCATCAGCGATGATGGCGTGGGTTTCGCCGCGTCCAGCGGCCGGCCGACCTCGTTCGGCCTGGTCGGCATGCGTGAGCGGGTGCTGATGCTGGGCGGCAGCCTGTCGCTGGAAAGCAGCGTTGGCGAGGGCACGACCCTGAGTGTTCGTGTACCGTTGGACCCGCCGCAGGCCATGTGA
- a CDS encoding alpha/beta hydrolase family protein → MPLVYRSALPALCLSMILPLATPVLAADPAPAPAKEAAAEKPAERQSLPERSQEDATALERQLPQQEQQQLQAAGDTFLALWKPANTPTPNGAVIIIPGAGETADWPQAIAPLRNKLPDARWSSLSLTLPDLQSDASQPRVADAPKPAEPATSSNSKDASTTSKPIEQAASAETDTPDQAPAATAEDPLKGDAERIFARLDAAIAYAQQQNARSIVLLGHGTGAYWATRYLVEKASPQVQKLVLVAAQTPVSAKTDLAQLTPELKLATADFFYQDKTLDRKAALLRLQASKRQKTSNYTQVGLKAMPGNPGQEQLARRVRGYLNPQDQDSQ, encoded by the coding sequence ATGCCCCTTGTCTACCGCTCGGCACTGCCTGCGCTGTGCCTGTCGATGATCCTACCGCTCGCCACACCGGTCCTGGCGGCAGACCCGGCACCTGCACCGGCGAAAGAAGCCGCAGCCGAAAAACCGGCCGAACGCCAGTCTCTCCCCGAACGCAGCCAGGAAGACGCCACCGCCCTGGAGCGGCAGTTGCCGCAACAGGAGCAACAACAGCTGCAGGCGGCCGGCGACACGTTCCTGGCCTTGTGGAAACCGGCCAACACGCCAACCCCCAATGGCGCAGTGATCATAATCCCTGGCGCCGGCGAAACCGCTGACTGGCCTCAAGCTATTGCCCCGCTGCGCAACAAATTGCCGGATGCCCGCTGGAGCAGCCTGAGTCTGACACTCCCGGACCTGCAAAGCGACGCCTCCCAGCCACGGGTGGCTGACGCCCCCAAACCGGCGGAACCGGCGACATCGAGCAACAGCAAGGACGCCAGCACCACCAGCAAGCCGATCGAACAGGCGGCCAGCGCGGAAACCGACACTCCCGACCAGGCCCCGGCCGCCACCGCCGAGGACCCGCTCAAGGGCGACGCCGAGCGGATTTTCGCCCGCCTCGACGCCGCGATTGCCTACGCACAACAACAGAATGCGCGCAGTATCGTGCTACTCGGCCATGGCACCGGCGCCTACTGGGCAACCCGCTATCTGGTCGAGAAAGCCTCGCCACAAGTGCAGAAGCTGGTGCTGGTGGCCGCGCAAACGCCGGTCAGCGCCAAGACCGACCTGGCACAGTTGACGCCCGAGCTGAAACTGGCCACGGCCGACTTCTTCTATCAGGACAAGACGCTGGATCGCAAAGCCGCCCTGTTGCGCCTGCAAGCCAGCAAACGGCAAAAGACCTCCAACTACACTCAGGTCGGGCTGAAAGCGATGCCGGGCAACCCGGGCCAGGAGCAGCTTGCTCGCCGGGTCCGCGGCTACCTGAACCCTCAGGACCAGGACAGCCAGTAA
- a CDS encoding TerB family tellurite resistance protein, with protein MLWPGTLIGAGAGFAIASIPGAMLGALLGQALDRRLQLHSWAHLRERLGGKPALRNDELLFVLLGRLAKSDGRVVDGHIQQARQEMRQLDMGEAAQRRAIAAFNRGKSGEDSLRGYLRHLKAQPHAAEGVLRACWRMVWADGRTGREERELILLWGKWLGWTTQQVLALAGDYEPSRKPLMSSAGSYQEALRVLGVTATSEPSQIKRAYRRLLSRHHPDKVAGSGATPAQVQDATEKTRELHQAYALVRERRDFR; from the coding sequence ATGTTGTGGCCAGGGACTCTGATTGGAGCCGGGGCGGGCTTTGCCATTGCCAGCATCCCGGGGGCCATGTTGGGCGCATTGCTGGGGCAGGCGCTGGACCGGCGCCTGCAGTTGCACAGCTGGGCACACTTGCGTGAGCGCCTGGGGGGCAAGCCGGCGCTGCGCAATGACGAGCTGTTGTTCGTGTTGCTCGGCCGCCTGGCCAAGAGCGATGGGCGCGTGGTCGACGGGCACATCCAGCAGGCGCGTCAGGAAATGCGTCAACTGGACATGGGCGAAGCGGCCCAGCGTCGAGCGATTGCCGCCTTCAATCGTGGCAAGTCGGGGGAGGACAGCCTGCGTGGCTACCTGCGTCATCTCAAGGCCCAGCCCCATGCGGCCGAAGGGGTGTTGCGGGCCTGCTGGCGAATGGTCTGGGCCGATGGCCGGACCGGACGGGAGGAGCGCGAGCTGATTCTGCTCTGGGGCAAGTGGCTGGGCTGGACGACGCAGCAGGTCCTGGCCCTGGCGGGCGACTATGAGCCAAGCCGCAAGCCATTGATGAGTAGCGCTGGCAGCTATCAGGAGGCCCTGCGGGTCCTCGGGGTGACCGCTACCAGTGAACCGTCCCAGATCAAGCGGGCCTACCGACGCCTGTTGAGTCGCCATCATCCGGACAAGGTGGCGGGGAGCGGTGCCACGCCGGCCCAGGTGCAGGACGCGACCGAGAAGACTCGCGAGTTGCACCAGGCCTACGCGCTGGTCCGTGAACGGCGGGATTTTCGCTGA
- the murU gene encoding N-acetylmuramate alpha-1-phosphate uridylyltransferase MurU codes for MKAMILAAGKGERMRPLTLHTPKPLIRAKGVPLIDYHLRALAAAGFREIVINHAWLGQQIEDYLGDGSRLGLSIVYSPEGEPLETGGGIFRALPLLGDEPFLVVNGDIWTDYDFSALRRPLDGLAHLVMVDNPPHHPAGGDFVLREGRLFDDQPDAPKLTFSGISVLHPQLFAGCHAGAFKLAPLLRQAMARGLVTGERLEGHWVDVGTVERLAQVEQLLEERH; via the coding sequence ATGAAGGCGATGATCCTGGCGGCGGGAAAGGGCGAGCGCATGCGTCCGTTGACCCTGCATACGCCCAAGCCGCTGATCCGTGCCAAGGGTGTCCCGTTGATCGATTACCACCTGCGCGCGTTGGCAGCCGCCGGTTTCAGGGAGATCGTCATCAATCATGCCTGGCTCGGGCAGCAGATCGAGGATTACCTCGGCGATGGTTCACGTCTTGGCCTGAGCATCGTCTACTCGCCGGAAGGTGAGCCGCTGGAGACTGGCGGTGGGATTTTCCGTGCCCTGCCGTTGCTGGGTGACGAGCCTTTCCTGGTGGTCAATGGCGATATCTGGACCGATTACGACTTTTCCGCGCTGCGGCGTCCACTGGATGGCCTGGCCCATCTGGTGATGGTCGACAATCCGCCCCATCACCCCGCAGGCGGAGACTTCGTGCTGCGCGAAGGCCGATTGTTCGATGACCAGCCGGATGCACCCAAACTGACCTTCAGCGGTATCTCGGTACTGCATCCGCAGTTGTTCGCCGGCTGTCACGCCGGTGCCTTCAAGTTGGCGCCCCTGCTGCGCCAGGCGATGGCCCGGGGGTTGGTGACTGGCGAACGCCTGGAAGGGCATTGGGTGGATGTCGGCACCGTGGAGCGCCTGGCGCAGGTCGAGCAACTGCTGGAAGAGAGACACTGA
- a CDS encoding aminoglycoside phosphotransferase family protein, with amino-acid sequence MPDQDLRLQHLKVWLDEQLASLFLARSWGAVPAATLTAASSDASFRRYFRWQGEGRSFIVMDAPPPRENCKPFVEIAHLLAKSGINVPEIYAQDLENGFLLLNDLGNRTYLDVIDGENADALFADAIAALLAFQQLPMDAELPSYDVALLRRELELFPEWYVGHELGTRFSPRQLELWQRISTQLIDSALAQPKVLVHRDYMPRNLMLSEPNPGVLDFQDAVYGPVTYDITCLFKDAFLSWPEARIADWLLGYWERARQQGIPVQADFEEFHRASDLMGVQRHLKVIGIFARICHRDGKPRYLADVPRFFSYIDAVLARRPELAELGELLASLRQPAEAAL; translated from the coding sequence ATGCCTGACCAAGATCTACGCTTGCAACACCTGAAAGTTTGGCTGGATGAGCAACTGGCATCCCTGTTCCTGGCCAGGAGCTGGGGCGCCGTACCGGCCGCCACCTTGACCGCGGCCAGCAGCGACGCGAGTTTCCGCCGGTATTTCCGCTGGCAGGGCGAGGGCCGCAGCTTCATCGTGATGGATGCTCCACCACCCCGGGAAAACTGCAAACCCTTCGTGGAAATTGCCCATTTGCTGGCGAAATCCGGTATCAACGTACCGGAAATTTATGCTCAGGATCTGGAAAACGGCTTTCTTTTGCTCAACGACCTGGGCAACCGGACCTACCTGGACGTGATCGACGGCGAAAACGCCGATGCGCTGTTCGCCGATGCCATCGCTGCGTTGCTGGCCTTCCAGCAGTTGCCTATGGATGCCGAGCTGCCCAGCTATGACGTCGCCCTGCTGCGTCGTGAGTTGGAATTGTTCCCGGAGTGGTACGTGGGACACGAGCTGGGCACCCGTTTCAGCCCGCGGCAACTGGAGTTGTGGCAACGCATCAGCACGCAGTTGATCGACAGCGCGCTGGCGCAGCCCAAGGTGCTGGTGCACCGCGACTACATGCCGCGCAACCTGATGCTGAGCGAACCGAACCCGGGCGTGCTGGATTTCCAGGATGCGGTCTACGGTCCGGTGACCTATGACATCACCTGTCTGTTCAAGGACGCCTTCCTCAGCTGGCCCGAGGCCCGGATCGCCGATTGGCTGCTGGGCTACTGGGAGCGTGCTCGCCAGCAAGGTATCCCGGTCCAGGCGGATTTCGAGGAGTTCCACCGGGCCAGCGACCTGATGGGCGTGCAGCGTCACCTGAAGGTGATCGGCATCTTTGCCCGTATCTGTCATCGCGATGGCAAGCCGCGCTACCTGGCGGATGTGCCGCGGTTCTTCAGCTATATAGACGCGGTGCTGGCGCGCCGGCCGGAGCTGGCCGAGCTGGGTGAATTGCTCGCAAGCCTGCGCCAGCCTGCCGAGGCCGCGCTATGA
- the ltrA gene encoding group II intron reverse transcriptase/maturase → MLEHSQTAMSAPSGAPHEWHDIDWWRTQRNVRTMQIRIAKACREGNWRKVKALQRMLTRSYSARYLAVRRVTENQGKRTAGVDRVLWDTPEAKWNAAIGLKRHGYKPQPLRRVFIPKSNGKERPLGIPTMRDRAMQALHLLALAPIAETTGDPNSYGFRIERSTADAMGQLFVCLSKRLSARWVLEADIQGCFDHINHEWLITNVPTDKVILRKWLKAGVVHKGQLQATDAGTPQGGIISPTLANMALDGLETQLKQHLGVTRAKKLKVNVVRYADDFVITGDSKEILEEVRSWVEQFLAVRGLQLSPEKTRITHIDDGFDFLGWNFRQYSGKLLITPSKKNAKAFYSKVKEVISANKAATQEDLIRQLNPILRGWAFYHQPVVAKKAYSRMDYQIFQALWRWAKRRHPNKGLEWIRRKYFQPTEDRNWVFRTTLLNEAGGKEEIRLYTLEATPIERHRKISGDYNPFDPAMEEMGEKLRMSRMLGKMKYRKQVARLFQSQKGLCSLCKNPITRETGWHDHHIIYRSQGGGDSLNNRVLLHPICHLQLHARGLTVNKPTPTSGV, encoded by the coding sequence ATGTTGGAACATAGCCAAACGGCAATGTCTGCGCCTTCTGGCGCTCCGCACGAGTGGCACGACATCGACTGGTGGCGTACTCAACGGAACGTTCGGACGATGCAGATACGGATTGCGAAGGCTTGTCGGGAAGGCAACTGGCGCAAGGTGAAAGCCCTGCAACGGATGCTGACCCGCTCATACTCAGCCAGATACCTGGCTGTTAGGAGAGTCACTGAGAATCAGGGCAAGCGCACGGCGGGAGTCGACCGCGTGCTCTGGGATACACCCGAAGCTAAATGGAATGCGGCTATAGGGTTGAAACGCCATGGATACAAGCCCCAGCCGTTACGGAGGGTCTTTATTCCTAAGTCGAACGGAAAGGAACGCCCACTGGGCATTCCAACCATGAGGGACAGGGCGATGCAGGCTTTACACCTACTGGCCTTGGCCCCCATTGCAGAGACCACCGGCGATCCTAATAGCTACGGCTTTAGGATCGAACGTTCCACGGCGGACGCAATGGGACAGTTGTTCGTCTGTCTGTCCAAGCGGCTATCAGCTCGCTGGGTACTAGAAGCGGACATACAAGGCTGTTTCGACCACATCAACCATGAGTGGCTGATCACCAATGTACCTACGGACAAGGTGATCCTGCGCAAATGGCTGAAAGCCGGAGTGGTCCATAAAGGTCAGCTTCAGGCAACTGATGCTGGCACACCACAAGGCGGGATTATCTCGCCGACCTTGGCAAACATGGCGCTGGATGGACTGGAGACACAGCTCAAGCAACACCTGGGCGTGACGAGAGCCAAGAAGCTGAAGGTCAATGTAGTGCGATATGCAGATGACTTCGTCATCACCGGTGACTCGAAAGAGATACTGGAGGAAGTCAGATCTTGGGTAGAGCAGTTCCTGGCAGTCCGAGGGCTACAGCTATCACCCGAGAAAACGCGTATTACCCACATAGATGATGGCTTCGACTTCCTGGGATGGAATTTCCGGCAATACAGCGGAAAGCTGCTGATCACACCAAGCAAGAAGAACGCAAAGGCGTTCTACAGCAAGGTGAAGGAGGTCATCAGCGCCAACAAAGCGGCGACACAGGAGGATCTGATCCGCCAGTTGAACCCGATACTGCGAGGCTGGGCGTTTTACCATCAGCCCGTGGTAGCCAAGAAGGCGTACAGCCGCATGGACTACCAGATATTCCAGGCGCTATGGCGATGGGCAAAACGGCGCCACCCAAACAAAGGTCTGGAGTGGATCCGGAGGAAATACTTCCAGCCTACCGAGGACCGAAACTGGGTGTTCCGTACCACATTGCTCAACGAGGCAGGAGGCAAAGAGGAGATCAGGCTATACACCCTTGAGGCTACGCCGATCGAGAGGCACAGGAAAATCAGCGGGGACTACAACCCGTTCGACCCTGCGATGGAGGAGATGGGCGAGAAGCTGCGAATGTCCCGAATGCTCGGGAAGATGAAATATCGCAAGCAGGTAGCACGTCTGTTCCAATCGCAAAAAGGGCTGTGTTCTCTGTGCAAGAACCCCATAACTAGGGAGACGGGGTGGCATGATCACCACATCATCTATCGCTCACAAGGCGGTGGTGACTCTCTAAACAACCGGGTACTATTGCATCCCATTTGCCACCTGCAGCTTCACGCACGTGGTTTAACAGTGAACAAACCGACTCCCACTTCGGGGGTTTAG